In one Elephas maximus indicus isolate mEleMax1 chromosome 9, mEleMax1 primary haplotype, whole genome shotgun sequence genomic region, the following are encoded:
- the DNAJA1 gene encoding dnaJ homolog subfamily A member 1: MVKETTYYDVLGVKPNATQEELKKAYRKLALKYHPDKNPNEGEKFKQISQAYEVLSDTKKRELYDKGGEQAIKEGGAGGGFGSPMDIFDMFFGGGGRMQRERRGKNVVHQLSVTLEDLYNGATRKLALQKNVICDKCEGRGGKKGAVECCPNCRGTGMQIRIHQIGPGMVQQIQSVCMECQGHGERISPKDRCKSCNGRKIVREKKILEVHIDKGMKDGQKITFHGEGDQEPGLEPGDIIIVLDQKDHAVFTRRGEDLFMCMDIQLVEALCGFQKPISTLDNRTIVITSHPGQIVKHEDIKCVLNEGMPIYRRPYEKGRLIIEFKVNFPENGFLSPEKLSLLEKLLPERKEVEETDEMDQVELVDFDPNQERRRHYNGEAYEDDDHHPRGGVQCQTS; the protein is encoded by the exons ATGGTGAAAGAAACCACTTACTATGATGTTTTGGGGGTCAAGCCCAATGCCACCCAGGAAGAGTTGAAAAAAGCTTATAGGAAACTGGCCTTGAAGTACCACCCTGATAAAAATCCAAATGAAGGCGAGAAG tTCAAACAAATTTCTCAAGCTTATGAAGTGCTTTCTGATACAAAGAAAAGAGAATTGTATGACAAAGGAGGAGAGCAGGCCATCAAAGAGGGTGGAGCAGGTGGTGGTTTTGGCTCCCCCATGGACATCTTTGATATGTTTTTTGGAGGTGGTGGAAGGAtgcagagagaaaggagag gaAAAAATGTTGTGCATCAACTGTCAGTAACGTTAGAAGATTTATATAATGGTGCAACAAGAAAACTAGCTCTGCAAAAGAATGTGATTTGTGACAAATGTGAAG gCCGAGGTGGTAAGAAAGGAGCAGTAGAGTGCTGTCCTAATTGCCGAGGTACTGGAATGCAAATACGAATTCATCAGATAGGACCTGGAATGGTTCAGCAAATTCAGTCTGTGTGCATGGAGTGCCAGGGCCATGGGGAACGGATCAGCCCTAAAGACAGATGTAAAAGTTGCAATGGAAGGAAGATCGTTCGAGAGAAGAAGATTCTAGAAGTTCACATTGATAAAG GTATGAAAGATGGCCAGAAGATAACATTCCATGGTGAAGGAGACCAAGAGCCAGGACTGGAGCCAGGAGATATTATCATTGTTTTAGATCAGAAGGACCATGCTGTTTTTACTAG ACGAGGAGAAGACCTTTTCATGTGTATGGACATACAGCTGGTTGAGGCATTGTGTGGCTTCCAGAAGCCAATATCTACTCTTGACAACCGAACCATAGTCATCACTTCTCATCCAG GTCAGATTGTCAAGCATGAAGATATCAAGTGTGTGCTAaatgaaggcatgccaatttatCGTAGACCATATGAAAAGGGGCGCCTAATCATCGAATTTAAG GTAAACTTTCCTGAgaatggctttctctctcctgAAAAACTCTCTTTGCTGGAAAAACTCCTACCTGAGAGGAAGGAAGTAGAAGAGACTGATGAAATGGATCAGGTAGAACTGGTGGACTTTGATCCAAACCAGGAAAGACGGCGTCATTACAATGGAGAAGCATATGAGGATGATGACCATCACCCCAGAGGTGGGGTTCAGTGTCAGACCTCTTAA